In Sphingomonas oryzagri, the genomic stretch GAGCAGGGTCGTACGCGGATCGAGTTCGAGATCGTGCGGCTGCCCGTTGACGACCAGCTTCGTCGCCATCGTCTGAGCCGCGGCAGGAGGTCGCCCCGGACCGGGAGCCGCGACGGCGACGGATGGGATGGCCATCGTCGCAGCACTACCCGCCAGGACGCCACGTCGGGAGAAATCGAGCTCGCCGGTTTTAGGCATGGGACCACCGTTCGCCTGAAGAGGGCGCAGGATACGCTGTCGGGACATCATAGGCAAACGTCCAGCGACCCGAAACGGTCGCAACGTTCGCGAAAATACCGGGCTTATTGCTGGCGGTTGGTGTCCGCCGGTGCGGTGTCCTCGTCACTGCCGCCCGATCGATCGGTCCGCGCGGTCATGCCGGTCGCGTCGGCATCGTCGAGCACCTGCTGCTCGGCCGGCGTGGGCGGCAATGGCTTGGCCTTTTGCACGACCGGCTTGGGTGCCACCACGGGCGCCGGCTTCGGTTCGGGCTTGGGCGCGACCGGCTGGGGCGCTTCCTTCACCTGCTCTTGGGCGACAGGCTCCTGATGGCGGTTACAGCCAGCGAGCAGCAACCCGGCGCCGATGGCAATCGCGACGACCGAAGACTTCATGCGCATACCGTCCTTCATCGCGTCGCCACCATCTGCTTGGCGCGGTTGGCGCCTGCCTCGATGCGATCGGCAAGGACCGCATCCCATCCATAGGGATCGCCAAGGAAGCTCACCCGCCCGTCCGCGCTGGCATAGGCCGTCCAGTAGAACAGGAACACGGCGATCGGGTCGTCCAGCCGCGCGCGCACCGTGTCGCCCTTCTTGAGCGCGGCGTCGATCGCGTCCGGCGTCCACTGCTCGCTGCCCTGGAGCGCGAGCTTGGCGAGATCGACCGGATGCGCGAGCCGCACGCAGCCATGGCTTGCGAGCCGGCTGTAACGATCGAACGTGCCCTGCGTCGGCGTGTCGTGCAGGTAGACGCCGTACGGATTGTCGAAATCGAATTTCACCTTGCCCAGCGCGCTCTTCTTGGGGCTTTGCTGGAGCCGCGCGGTCGGGCCGGTGCCGATCACCTTGAAGCCGTGTGCGGCGAGATAGCCCTTGTGCGCGCGTTCCTTGGGCCACAGCTCCTTGGTCGCGATCGAGTTGGGCACGTTCCAGGGCGGATTGAACACGATGCTGTGGATTTCGGAGGACAGCATCGGCGTCTCGTCGCCCGGCCGCCCCGTCACCGCCCGCATCGAGGTGACCGGCTTGTCCGCGTCGAACACTGTGAGCACGGCGGCGGCGATGTTCACCTGTACGCGATGCTGGGGCAGCTCCGCCGGCAGCCAGCGCCAGCGCTCCATATTCGCCTCGATCTGGCGGACGCGATCGTGCGCGGGCACATTGAGCGCGGCGAGCGTGTCCTTGCCGACGATCCCGTTCGGCTCCAGCCCATAGCGCTTCTGCGCACGCTGGACTGCGGCTGCAAGAGCGTCGTCCAGCTTGTCGCCGGTCTTGGACACGGTGCTATCCTCGATCGCCAGCCGCTCCCGCAGTGCCGTGACGCGATCCCCGGTCGCACCGAGGCCGAGCGACGGCCCTTCCGGCACCAGTGGCCATCCGCCGGCCTTGTCGATCGCGCGATAGGTGGCGAGCGCCTTCTTGAGCGTATCGTAGCCGGCATAGGGCGGCGGCAGCGAGGCGAACCACGCCTCCAGCCTGTCCTGC encodes the following:
- a CDS encoding L,D-transpeptidase family protein, whose amino-acid sequence is MVQPAPSVPVAPQPPVIVPPRVLPQLSDEQRSQLRAFLDTAAANGIAPSETSSAAPDRQDDNALITAALDYAKALHSGRLALGDFQNNWGLRPAAYDPWPAFTDAVAQDRLEAWFASLPPPYAGYDTLKKALATYRAIDKAGGWPLVPEGPSLGLGATGDRVTALRERLAIEDSTVSKTGDKLDDALAAAVQRAQKRYGLEPNGIVGKDTLAALNVPAHDRVRQIEANMERWRWLPAELPQHRVQVNIAAAVLTVFDADKPVTSMRAVTGRPGDETPMLSSEIHSIVFNPPWNVPNSIATKELWPKERAHKGYLAAHGFKVIGTGPTARLQQSPKKSALGKVKFDFDNPYGVYLHDTPTQGTFDRYSRLASHGCVRLAHPVDLAKLALQGSEQWTPDAIDAALKKGDTVRARLDDPIAVFLFYWTAYASADGRVSFLGDPYGWDAVLADRIEAGANRAKQMVATR